The nucleotide window GCCGCCTGTTCGTGGTGCGGGGCGTTTCCCCCGTGATGGAAGCCATCCTGCACGTCAACGATGTCAACGGTCCGCGCATCGAATCGTTGTTCGAGACCGACCTCCCCTACCTGGTCGGCGCCGCGCCGGCGCCCCAGTTCGTCTTCTGAAGATTCAACAAAGGAACCCGCATGAGCCGTCGCCCCCTCGCCCTTGCGCTCGCCCTGGCCCTGCCGTCCGCGGCCAATGCCACCGACCTGATGCAGACCTATGAGCTGGCGCGCGCCGGCGACACCACCTTGTCCATCGCCGAATCCACCCGGCTGATCGACAAGGAAGGCGCCGTGCAGGCCCGCGCCGCGCTGCTGCCGCAGATCACCGGCAGCGCCGGTTACGACCTGGAACACAACAGCCGGCCGGGCGACCCGCTGGGCGACGGCAAGAGCCGCAGCTATGGCGCCTCGGTCAGCCAGACGATCTTCGACTGGAGCCGCATCGCCAACCTGCGCGGCCAGAAGGCGCTCAGCCAGGCGGCCGACTACGACCTGGCCTCGGCGAACAACGACCTGATCACCCGCACCTCGGCCGCCTACTTCAACGTGCTGATCGGCATCGAGTCGCTGGCCGCGGCCGAGACCAACGAGGCGGCGTCCAAGAAGCAGTTCGACTACGCGCAGAAGCGCCTGGACGTGGGCCTGGCCCCCATCACCGATGTGCACGAAGCCCGTGCGCAGTACGACAGCGCGCGCGCCAACACCATCCTGGCCCGCAACTCGCTGGACGACAGCTACCGCGCCCTGGCCGAGATCACCGGCCAGCCCATCAGCGGCCTGAAGGGCCTGCCGGACGACTTCCGCCCCGAACTGCCGCCGGAGCAGAACGCGCAGACGTGGGTCGACCACGCGCTGGAGCAGAACCCGGACCTGAAGGCCGCCCAGTACACGCTGGAATCGGCGCAGCATGGCGTATCCAGCGCGCGCGCCGGCCACTACCCCACGCTCAACTTCAGCGGCGGCTACTCCAACGGCACCAGCTGGGACAGCGTGCCCGGCACGCTGTCGCGCGACGGCGAGGGCTACACCTGGGGCGTGACGCTGACCGTACCGATCTTCTCCGGCGGCGCCACCCAGTCGGGCGTGCGCCAGGCACTGGCCCAGCGCGACCTCGCTTCGGACGGCCTGGAACAGACGCGCCGCGCGCTGATCCGCAACACCAGCAACGCCTACCAGGCCCTGGTGGCCGGCGTCAGCGAAGTGGAAGCCCGGCGCCTAGCGGTGGTCTCCGCGCAGAGCGCGCTGGATGCCTCGCAGGTCGGCCTGGAAGTAGGTACCCGCACCGTGCTGGACGTGTTGCAGAACCAGCGCACGCTGTTCCAGGCGCAGGTCGACTATTCGGATGCCAAGTATCGCTTCCTGCAGAACCGCCTGCTGCTGGAACAGGCCGCGGGCACGCTGGACGGCACCGACGTGCAGGACATCAACCGCCTGCTGACCGCCGACGCCGAAGCACGCCTGTCGTCGCAGCCGGTTTCGCAGTAAACCCTCGCGCACTCCGTGCGATCACGACGGCGGGCTTCGGCCCGCCGTTGTCGTGTCTGGACTCGGGTGTCCTGTAGGAGCGACGCAAGTCGCGACCGCACGCCCGAACGATATCGGATATCTGGCTGGAGACAGAAGGTTTCCGGTCGCGACTTACGTCGCTCCTACAGTCAGGACTCAGATCGCGCCGCGCGCACGCAGCACCGCGATTTCGTCATCCCCGTATCCCGCTTCACGCAGTACCTCATCGGTGTGCTCGCCCAGCATCGGCGGCGCGCATGGCGGTTGTACCGGTGTGACCGACAGCTTGATCGGACTACCCACCAGCGGCAACGCGCCGGCATGCGGATGGGAAGCGTCGACGACCATGCCGCGCGCACGCACCTGCGGATCGGCGAACACCTGGGCCAGGTCGTTGACCGGCCCGCACGGAATGCCCACCGCCTCCAGCGAAGCCAGGCACGCGTGCCGGCCGCGCGCGCCGAACGCCTGTTGCAGCACCGGGATCAACGCATCGCGATGACGCACGCGCCCCGCGTTGGCTGCGAAGCGCGCGTCCTGCCCGAGGGATGCGAGACCGAGCAGCTCGCACAGCCGGGCGAACTGCCGGTCGTTGCCGACCGCGACGATGATGTGGCCGTCGGCGACAGCGAAGACCTGGTACGGCACGATGTTGGCGTGCGCGTTGCCCTGGCGCGCGGGGACCTGGCCACCTGTCAGGTAATGGCTGCCCAGATTGGCCAGCATCGCGACCTGCGCGTCCAGCAGCGCCATGTCGATCACCTGTCCTTCGCCGGTCGCGTCGCGGTGGCGCAGCGCTGCGAGTATCGCAACGGTGGCGTACATGCCGGTGAACAGGTCCGCCACCGCCACGCCGACTTTCTGCGGCTCGCCGTCGGCGGCCCCGGTGACGCTCATCAGTCCGCCCAGCCCCTGCACCGCGAAGTCGTAGCCGGCGCGCTGCGCGTAGGGCCCGTCCTGGCCGAAACCGGTGATCGAGCAGTACACCAGCCCAGGATGGGCGGCACGCAGTGTGGCGGCGTCCAGGCCGTAACGGGCCATGTCGCCGACCTTGAAGTTCTCCACCAGCACGTCGCTCCGCATCGCCAGCCGCCGGATGACGGCCTGGCCCTGCGCAGTGGACAGATCCACCGTCAGCGAACGCTTGTTGCGGTTGGCGCACAGGAAATACGCGGATTCGGGGGTTTCGTTGCCCTGGGCATCCTTCAGGAACGGCGGCCCCCAGCCGCGCGTATCGTCGCCGCTGCCCGGCCGTTCCACCTTGATCACGTCCGCGCCCAGGTCGGCCAGCACCTGCGTGCACCACGGGCCGGCCAGCACGCGCGTCAGGTCCAGCACGCGCACGCCGGCCAGCGACTGCGGCATCGCCGCGCTCATGCCACCGGCGCCGGCAGGTGCGGCGCGATCATCGCCAGCGTGCGGGCCAGCGCACCGCGCCCATGCTCGACCAGCGCACGGCCGCGGTCGGCCATCTGCTGGCGGCGCGCATCGTCGGCCAGCAGGGCCTCGACCGCATCGCCCACGCCGCCGGCGTCGGCGGCGATCACCAGCGCATCGGCCTCCTTCAGGCGGCGGGAGATCTCGCTGAAGTTGTGCAGGTGCGGACCGGTGACCGCAGGCGTCCCCACGGCCGCCGGTTCCAGCATGTTGTGGCCGCCGATCGCCTGCAGGCTGCCACCGACGAAGGCCACGTCCGCGCAGGCGTAGAACGCCATCAGTTCGCCCAGCGTATCGAGCACGAACACGTCGTCGCCCGCCGAAGGCCAGCGATCGCCGCGGCGCGTGCCCACCGTCCAGCCCGCCTCGCGCGCGGCGCCCGCCGCGCGCGGGAACCGCTCGGGGTGGCGCGGCGCCCACAGCAGCAGCAGGTCGGGCCAGCGGCGGCGCAGGCGCGCGTGCAGGGCCAGCACCGGCGCTTCTTCGTCCTCGTGCGTGCTGGCGGCGATCCAGACGCGCCGGCCCCCGCTCAGATGCTGGCGGAACCCGTGCACCACCTCGCGCACGTTGTCCGGCACCGGGATGTCGAACTTGAGGTTGCCGACATCGCGCACCTGTCCGGGCGCGGCACCCAGCTGCACGAAGCGGGCGGCGTCGTCGGCGGACTGCGCCGCGACCCGGCGCACGGTGCGCAGGGTGCGGGCGATCAACGGGCGCAGCACGCTGTAGCCCCGCAGCGAGCGCGCCGACAACCGCGCATTGAGGATGTAGACCGGCACCTTGCGGTCGTGGCAGCCGAACAGCAGGCTGGGCCACAACTCGGTCTCCATGATCAGCGCCAGGCGCGGCGGATAGTGGGTGAGGAAGCGCGCCACCGCACCGGGCAGGTCGTAGGGCGAGTACACGTGCAGCACGCGTTCGCCCCACAGCGCCTGCACCCGCTGCGATCCCGTCGGCGTGATGGTGGTGACGAGCACGCGCAGGCCACGATGCCGCTTCAACAGCGCATCGACCACCGGTGCGGCGGCATTGACTTCGCCCACCGACACCGCGTGCAGCCAGACATCGACCGGACCGCCCGCGGTGCCGTAGCTGCCGTAGCGCTCGTTCCAGCGCTGGAAGTATTCCGGATAGCGGAAGCCGCGCCAGATCAGGTGGTAGACGGTGACCGGCGTCAGCAGGTAAAGCACCGCCGAATACAGGGCGCGCAGCAGGCGTTCGGCGGTGCGGTCGGACATGGGCCACAAGGATAACCGGGGGCGCCGCTACAATGGGCCATGGCCGAACCTGAGAAGCGATCCTCCGACGCCGGCGAGCGTCCGCTCCTGGCGCCGCGGCAGTGGCCCGCGTGGCTGGGCATCGGGCTGGCATGGCTGGCCGCGCGCATCCCGTGGCGCCTGCAGCGCCCGCTTGGCCGCGCCATCGGCGCCCTGCTGTACCGGCTGCTGCGCGACCGCCGGCACGTGGCCCGGCGCAACATCGCCCTGTGCTTCCCGGAGCTGGACGCGTCGCGCCAGGAGGCGCTGGCGCGCGCCAACTTCGGCGAACTGGGCATCGGCCTGTTCGAGTTCGCACGCGCCTGGTGGGGCAGCGTGGCGCCGATGCGCGGCCGCGTCCGGGTCGAGGGACTGGAGCACCTGAAGGCGGCCCAGGCGGGCGGGCGCGGCGTGATCGTCGTGTCGGGCCACTTCACCACGCTGGAGATCTCGGCGCGCCTGATGTGCGACTACGCGCCGCTGGCCGGCATGTACCGCCCGCACGACCAGGGCGCGATGGAGTGGGCGGTGAAGCGCGGCCGCCTGCGCTACGCCAGCGCCATGTTCACCCGCGACGAACTGCGCCCCGCGCTGAAGCACCTCAAGCAGGGCGGGCTGCTGTGGTTCGCGCCCGACCAGGACACGCGCCGCGGCGAAAGCGTGTTCGTGCCGTTCTTCGGCCATCCCGCCTACAGCCTGACCTCCACCCACCAGCTGGCGCGCCTGTCGGGCGCGGCGGTGATCGCGTTTTCGCACGTGCGGCGCGCCGATGGCGGCTACACGCTGAAGCTGTCGCCCGC belongs to Pseudoxanthomonas sp. F37 and includes:
- a CDS encoding CaiB/BaiF CoA-transferase family protein, with translation MSAAMPQSLAGVRVLDLTRVLAGPWCTQVLADLGADVIKVERPGSGDDTRGWGPPFLKDAQGNETPESAYFLCANRNKRSLTVDLSTAQGQAVIRRLAMRSDVLVENFKVGDMARYGLDAATLRAAHPGLVYCSITGFGQDGPYAQRAGYDFAVQGLGGLMSVTGAADGEPQKVGVAVADLFTGMYATVAILAALRHRDATGEGQVIDMALLDAQVAMLANLGSHYLTGGQVPARQGNAHANIVPYQVFAVADGHIIVAVGNDRQFARLCELLGLASLGQDARFAANAGRVRHRDALIPVLQQAFGARGRHACLASLEAVGIPCGPVNDLAQVFADPQVRARGMVVDASHPHAGALPLVGSPIKLSVTPVQPPCAPPMLGEHTDEVLREAGYGDDEIAVLRARGAI
- a CDS encoding TolC family outer membrane protein, encoding MSRRPLALALALALPSAANATDLMQTYELARAGDTTLSIAESTRLIDKEGAVQARAALLPQITGSAGYDLEHNSRPGDPLGDGKSRSYGASVSQTIFDWSRIANLRGQKALSQAADYDLASANNDLITRTSAAYFNVLIGIESLAAAETNEAASKKQFDYAQKRLDVGLAPITDVHEARAQYDSARANTILARNSLDDSYRALAEITGQPISGLKGLPDDFRPELPPEQNAQTWVDHALEQNPDLKAAQYTLESAQHGVSSARAGHYPTLNFSGGYSNGTSWDSVPGTLSRDGEGYTWGVTLTVPIFSGGATQSGVRQALAQRDLASDGLEQTRRALIRNTSNAYQALVAGVSEVEARRLAVVSAQSALDASQVGLEVGTRTVLDVLQNQRTLFQAQVDYSDAKYRFLQNRLLLEQAAGTLDGTDVQDINRLLTADAEARLSSQPVSQ
- the lpxL gene encoding LpxL/LpxP family Kdo(2)-lipid IV(A) lauroyl/palmitoleoyl acyltransferase; this encodes MAEPEKRSSDAGERPLLAPRQWPAWLGIGLAWLAARIPWRLQRPLGRAIGALLYRLLRDRRHVARRNIALCFPELDASRQEALARANFGELGIGLFEFARAWWGSVAPMRGRVRVEGLEHLKAAQAGGRGVIVVSGHFTTLEISARLMCDYAPLAGMYRPHDQGAMEWAVKRGRLRYASAMFTRDELRPALKHLKQGGLLWFAPDQDTRRGESVFVPFFGHPAYSLTSTHQLARLSGAAVIAFSHVRRADGGYTLKLSPAFEDFPSNDATADTARVIAAIEGMVREAPAQYLWIHRRFKRQPDGRGELYR
- the waaA gene encoding lipid IV(A) 3-deoxy-D-manno-octulosonic acid transferase; amino-acid sequence: MSDRTAERLLRALYSAVLYLLTPVTVYHLIWRGFRYPEYFQRWNERYGSYGTAGGPVDVWLHAVSVGEVNAAAPVVDALLKRHRGLRVLVTTITPTGSQRVQALWGERVLHVYSPYDLPGAVARFLTHYPPRLALIMETELWPSLLFGCHDRKVPVYILNARLSARSLRGYSVLRPLIARTLRTVRRVAAQSADDAARFVQLGAAPGQVRDVGNLKFDIPVPDNVREVVHGFRQHLSGGRRVWIAASTHEDEEAPVLALHARLRRRWPDLLLLWAPRHPERFPRAAGAAREAGWTVGTRRGDRWPSAGDDVFVLDTLGELMAFYACADVAFVGGSLQAIGGHNMLEPAAVGTPAVTGPHLHNFSEISRRLKEADALVIAADAGGVGDAVEALLADDARRQQMADRGRALVEHGRGALARTLAMIAPHLPAPVA